In Dermacentor silvarum isolate Dsil-2018 chromosome 2, BIME_Dsil_1.4, whole genome shotgun sequence, the following proteins share a genomic window:
- the LOC125943395 gene encoding uncharacterized protein LOC125943395 produces VQVKARNREIANENTRLSKDLREVKKELVDLQQHSRKNNLEVKGIPVAPDENLASTMKTIAVCVGSEIQDSDIEVIHRVPTKDKAKQNIVVRFVSRKVRDRVLKAAKKHRINTSALGFKDNSPIFINEHLCPANKVLLGKALSAKRDHNWKFTWVSDGKILMRKTENSRVLHVTCAEDLTQVQ; encoded by the coding sequence GTTCAAGTCAAAGCCAGGAATAGGGAAATTGCAAATGAAAACACCCGCCTTTCAAAAGACCTGAGAGAAGTTAAGAAAGAACTGGTCGACTTGCAGCAGCACAGTCGTAAAAACAATTTGGAGGTGAAAGGCATTCCTGTGGCTCCAGATGAAAACCTTGCCTCAACCATGAAAACTATTGCTGTCTGCGTCGGATCTGAAATCCAGGATTCAGACATAGAAGTAATTCACCGTGTTCCTACAAAAGATAAGGCAAAGCAAAATATTGTAGTTAGGTTTGTGTCCCGTAAGGTCAGAGACAGGGTTCTGAAAGCAGCTAAAAAGCACAGAATAAACACATCTGCTCTCGGCTTTAAGGATAACTCgccaatttttattaatgaacACTTGTGTCCAGCTAACAAGGTACTGTTGGGCAAAGCGCTGAGTGCAAAGAGAGATCATAACTGGAAATTCACCTGGGTGTCTGATGGGAAGATCCTCATGCGCAAAACAGAAAATTCGCGTGTGCTGCATGTAACGTGCGCAGAGGATCTTACTCAGGTGCAGTAA